The following are encoded in a window of Acidobacteriota bacterium genomic DNA:
- a CDS encoding bifunctional homocysteine S-methyltransferase/methylenetetrahydrofolate reductase encodes MDNFREFILEDRVHVFDGAMGTMIYSKGVYINRCYDELNLSTPDLILDIHREYIKAGAEIIETNTYGASRLKLAAQGLDDRLREINVLAAQIAREATKTAQHDAFVAGAISPLGVRIEPYGPTSVEEAKELFREQAAALLEGGVDCFVLETFHDLAEMQQAIRAVRELCKHVIFAQMTINEQYETLYGTSAEVFTDRLNRWLDGDGVDVIGLNCSVGPQIILEAVEKMREHTNRRLSAQPNAGLPREVGGRQMYLASPDYVARYAKRLINSGVKFIGGCCGTTPEHIKLIVDAVRATSPSRRTISTITVEERSAGVQPIPLAERSRFGSKLANGQFVTSVEIVPPKGCDPASMLKGVRSLKEAGVDAVNVPDGPRAQSRMGALAVSLIIEQQVGIEAVTHYCCRDRNLLGMLSDLLGAAGLGLRNFLIITGDPPKMGPYPNATAVFDIDSIGLTNMVNRLNHGLDPGGNPIGQPTKFVIGVGVNPGAIDLDHEIRRFEWKVEAGAEYAITQPVFDVKQLKSFLKRIEHCRIPIVPGIWPLTSFRNAEFLNNEVPGVSVPQEILERMRKAEDGAAALKEGVKIAQEMLLEVREFVQGVQVSAPFGKIPHALEVFEVL; translated from the coding sequence ATGGACAACTTCAGAGAATTTATCCTGGAAGATCGTGTTCACGTATTTGACGGCGCGATGGGCACGATGATTTACAGCAAAGGTGTATACATCAATCGCTGTTACGACGAATTGAATCTTTCAACCCCCGACCTGATTCTGGACATCCACCGCGAATACATCAAAGCCGGTGCCGAAATCATCGAAACAAATACGTATGGCGCATCACGGCTAAAACTCGCGGCTCAAGGATTGGACGACCGACTGCGCGAAATCAACGTCCTGGCCGCGCAAATTGCCCGCGAAGCGACCAAAACAGCGCAACATGATGCTTTTGTCGCCGGAGCGATTTCTCCGCTCGGCGTGCGTATTGAACCGTATGGCCCAACTTCGGTTGAGGAAGCCAAAGAGTTGTTCAGGGAACAAGCCGCAGCCTTGTTGGAAGGCGGCGTGGATTGTTTTGTGCTGGAAACTTTTCACGACCTGGCTGAAATGCAGCAAGCCATCCGCGCCGTTCGCGAACTTTGCAAACACGTCATCTTTGCGCAGATGACTATCAACGAACAGTACGAAACGTTGTACGGCACTTCGGCCGAGGTGTTCACAGACCGGTTGAACAGATGGCTGGATGGAGACGGCGTGGATGTCATCGGATTGAATTGTTCCGTCGGTCCGCAAATCATTTTGGAAGCCGTCGAAAAAATGCGCGAACACACCAACCGGCGACTGTCTGCGCAACCCAATGCCGGATTGCCGCGCGAAGTCGGCGGACGCCAAATGTATCTGGCTTCGCCGGATTACGTCGCACGATACGCCAAGCGCCTGATCAATTCCGGCGTCAAATTCATCGGCGGTTGCTGTGGAACGACGCCGGAACATATCAAACTGATTGTGGACGCCGTTCGCGCCACCAGCCCCAGCCGCCGCACCATCAGTACCATCACCGTCGAAGAACGATCCGCCGGAGTCCAACCCATTCCCTTGGCAGAACGTTCGCGGTTCGGCAGCAAACTCGCCAATGGGCAATTTGTCACTTCCGTCGAAATCGTTCCGCCTAAGGGGTGCGACCCGGCTTCGATGCTGAAAGGGGTTCGCAGTTTGAAAGAAGCGGGCGTTGACGCCGTCAACGTTCCCGACGGCCCGCGCGCGCAATCCAGAATGGGCGCTTTGGCGGTTTCGCTGATCATCGAACAGCAAGTCGGCATCGAAGCCGTCACGCATTATTGCTGTCGTGACCGCAACTTGTTGGGAATGCTTTCGGACTTGCTGGGAGCGGCAGGATTGGGGCTACGAAACTTTCTGATCATCACAGGCGATCCGCCCAAGATGGGGCCGTATCCGAATGCAACGGCTGTCTTCGACATTGACTCCATCGGCTTGACGAACATGGTCAATCGGCTGAATCACGGACTTGATCCGGGCGGCAATCCCATCGGCCAGCCGACAAAATTCGTCATCGGCGTAGGCGTCAATCCGGGCGCGATTGACCTTGACCACGAAATTCGCCGCTTTGAATGGAAAGTCGAGGCGGGAGCGGAATACGCCATCACGCAACCGGTGTTTGACGTGAAGCAGTTGAAGAGTTTCCTCAAGCGCATAGAACACTGCCGTATTCCAATCGTTCCCGGCATCTGGCCGTTGACCAGTTTTCGCAATGCAGAATTTTTGAACAACGAAGTTCCGGGCGTCAGCGTCCCGCAGGAGATTTTGGAACGGATGCGCAAAGCGGAAGACGGAGCCGCCGCGCTGAAAGAAGGCGTGAAGATCGCGCAGGAAATGCTGCTGGAAGTCCGCGAATTTGTACAAGGCGTGCAGGTCTCGGCCCCGTTCGGCAAAATCCCACACGCGTTGGAAGTGTTTGAGGTCTTGTGA
- a CDS encoding DUF1992 domain-containing protein, producing MFDKLIENKIREAMDAGEFDDLPGKGQPIDLEAYFSTPADLRLSYSVLKNAQCLPPEVELRKEIESLTEQLSNCSDERQRQAFQNQIRSKTLKLNLLTDSNYRQRSKKA from the coding sequence ATGTTCGACAAACTGATCGAAAACAAAATCCGTGAGGCAATGGATGCCGGTGAGTTCGACGACCTGCCGGGCAAAGGGCAGCCGATTGACCTGGAAGCTTATTTTTCAACGCCTGCCGATCTTCGACTCAGCTATTCGGTGTTGAAAAACGCCCAATGTTTGCCGCCGGAAGTAGAGCTTCGGAAAGAAATCGAATCCTTGACCGAACAACTCTCCAACTGCTCGGACGAACGCCAGCGCCAAGCCTTTCAAAACCAAATTCGCAGCAAAACGCTCAAACTGAATTTATTGACGGACAGTAATTATCGGCAGCGAAGCAAAAAAGCTTGA
- a CDS encoding class I SAM-dependent methyltransferase translates to MSRPLSEKEPEGSNALRCQYEQHGVENYYAQFSAEYRNPHEPIIAEVLCEAVSRWNLDLSSVLDLACGSGEVTLAMRELGAGQIDGIDPYTVEAYQGRTGQRAEPFSFEDIAAGALNGRRYSVVICSFAMHLIEESWLPSLLFHLARISDSLLIVTPHKRPELKAEWGWNLEDEFLIERVRARLYRLKK, encoded by the coding sequence ATGTCACGGCCTTTGTCAGAAAAGGAACCGGAAGGATCAAACGCGCTTCGTTGCCAATACGAACAGCACGGCGTTGAAAATTACTACGCCCAATTCAGCGCGGAGTACCGCAACCCGCACGAACCAATCATCGCTGAAGTCTTGTGCGAAGCCGTCAGCCGTTGGAATCTGGATTTAAGCAGTGTGTTGGATTTAGCCTGCGGCAGTGGCGAAGTCACGTTGGCGATGCGTGAACTTGGCGCAGGGCAGATTGACGGCATTGATCCCTACACAGTCGAAGCGTACCAGGGGCGAACCGGTCAACGAGCCGAACCATTCAGCTTTGAAGACATTGCTGCGGGCGCGCTCAACGGGCGGCGATACTCTGTTGTCATTTGCAGCTTTGCCATGCATTTGATTGAAGAATCATGGTTGCCATCGTTATTGTTTCATCTCGCCAGGATTTCTGACTCTCTGCTAATTGTGACGCCGCACAAACGCCCGGAACTGAAAGCGGAATGGGGATGGAATCTGGAAGACGAATTTCTGATCGAACGAGTGCGTGCCAGATTGTATCGGCTGAAGAAGTGA
- a CDS encoding sodium:solute symporter codes for MPPTFLLQTQLLTIDYVVLVLYFAVIFAIGWYFSRKERTTTDYFLASRDVAWWAIGASLFSSNIGSEHFIGLAGGGASSGMAPGHFEWLASLIVLLLGWVFVPFYLRSGVYTMPEFLERRYNGACRTYLATISLIAYVFTKIAVAIFAGAIVLKAVLGWGMWQSSLALVIATGIYTVAGGMAAVIYTEVIQTVVLVGGALVLMFIGLDKVGGWSGLQASPDVPHSFFSMMKPSSDSDFPWTGIFFGAPILGIWYWCTDQVIVQRTLAAKNIKQAQGGTALAGFLKILPVFILVVPGIIARALYPNEMMKDSNSAFPLLVTRLMPAGLQGVMIAAMLAALMSSLSAVFNSSSTIFTMDFYKKIRPDASEKHLVNIGRLATLVMVLLALLWIPMMGRISNKLWIYLQSVQAYVSPPIAAVFLLGIAWKRINAQGALASLLTGFVLGATRFILEVVYAGQPLDGFLKFYVGMNFLHFAVLMFVICVGVLLAVSLVTPAPASDKVADLTFETSVGEVAPIEGLGWQSKLPVAFALVLIVTVISLWVYFA; via the coding sequence ATGCCCCCAACTTTCTTGTTGCAGACGCAGTTACTGACAATTGATTACGTGGTGCTGGTGCTGTATTTCGCAGTGATTTTTGCCATTGGTTGGTATTTTTCGCGGAAAGAGCGAACGACGACCGATTACTTTCTGGCCAGCCGCGATGTTGCCTGGTGGGCGATTGGGGCTTCGTTGTTTTCCTCGAACATTGGCAGCGAACATTTCATTGGCTTGGCGGGCGGCGGAGCTTCCAGCGGAATGGCTCCGGGGCATTTTGAATGGCTGGCATCGTTGATTGTGTTGTTGCTCGGGTGGGTTTTTGTGCCGTTTTACTTGCGGTCCGGCGTGTACACGATGCCGGAATTTTTGGAGCGGCGTTACAACGGCGCTTGCCGAACGTATCTGGCGACGATTTCGCTGATCGCTTATGTATTCACAAAAATCGCCGTCGCCATTTTTGCCGGAGCGATTGTGCTGAAAGCCGTGTTGGGCTGGGGGATGTGGCAAAGCTCGCTGGCGCTGGTCATCGCCACGGGAATTTATACCGTTGCCGGGGGCATGGCGGCGGTGATTTACACCGAAGTCATTCAAACGGTGGTTCTGGTTGGCGGCGCACTGGTGTTGATGTTCATTGGATTGGATAAAGTTGGCGGCTGGTCTGGATTGCAGGCTTCTCCGGACGTGCCGCACTCATTTTTCAGCATGATGAAACCGTCGTCGGACAGCGATTTTCCGTGGACGGGGATTTTCTTCGGCGCGCCCATTCTGGGCATCTGGTACTGGTGCACGGATCAAGTCATCGTTCAACGTACGCTGGCCGCGAAAAACATCAAACAGGCTCAAGGCGGAACGGCGTTGGCCGGGTTTTTGAAAATTCTCCCGGTGTTTATTCTGGTGGTGCCGGGAATCATTGCGCGCGCGTTGTATCCGAATGAAATGATGAAGGATTCCAATTCGGCGTTTCCGTTGCTCGTGACGCGGTTAATGCCCGCCGGTTTGCAAGGCGTCATGATTGCGGCGATGTTGGCGGCGTTGATGTCCAGTTTGAGCGCCGTGTTCAATTCCAGCTCGACCATCTTCACGATGGATTTTTACAAAAAGATTCGCCCTGACGCTTCGGAAAAACATTTGGTGAACATCGGGCGACTGGCGACGCTGGTGATGGTTCTGTTGGCGCTGCTGTGGATTCCGATGATGGGGCGCATCAGCAACAAACTATGGATTTATTTGCAAAGCGTGCAGGCGTATGTTTCGCCGCCAATCGCGGCGGTCTTTTTGTTGGGCATCGCCTGGAAACGAATCAACGCGCAAGGCGCACTGGCGTCGCTGCTGACAGGGTTTGTGCTTGGCGCGACGCGGTTCATTTTGGAGGTTGTTTACGCCGGACAGCCGCTGGATGGGTTTCTGAAGTTTTACGTCGGCATGAATTTTCTGCATTTTGCCGTGTTGATGTTTGTGATCTGCGTTGGTGTTTTGCTGGCGGTTAGCCTGGTGACGCCTGCGCCAGCCAGCGACAAAGTCGCCGACTTGACTTTTGAAACATCAGTCGGCGAAGTGGCTCCGATTGAAGGTCTCGGTTGGCAAAGCAAATTGCCGGTGGCATTTGCGCTTGTGCTGATTGTGACGGTGATTTCATTGTGGGTTTATTTCGCCTGA
- a CDS encoding galactokinase, whose product MKMNFQDFRQQFRQLYGSEPRLFSAPGRVNLIGEHTDYNEGFVLPMAIDRRTYVAIAPRADRLVRCLSTEFPGQIEFELSEDLVPARDWANHIRGMGVCLLRKEFNLRGADILIASEVPVGAGLSSSAALETAVGFAWLKISDQPVDLVNLALTAQQAEHEFVGTQCGIMDQFIACLGKEGDALKIDCRSLESVAVPIDLSNACMVVVNSMVKHDLATGEYNQRRAQCEEAVRRLAGHLPGIQSLRDVELEEFDQWADALPEVIRRRANHVITENARTLAAIEALKLGNLTQFGKLMDASHESLREDYQVSCRELDLLVEIAGRCEGVYGARMTGGGFGGCTVNLAKTENVENFIAEVTQAYDWVMKVKPEIYVCQASGGVREESQ is encoded by the coding sequence TTGAAAATGAATTTTCAGGATTTTCGACAACAATTTCGCCAGCTTTACGGCAGCGAGCCGCGCCTGTTTTCAGCGCCGGGGCGGGTCAATCTGATCGGCGAGCACACCGATTACAATGAAGGCTTTGTGTTGCCGATGGCGATTGATCGGCGCACCTATGTTGCAATCGCCCCGCGCGCGGACAGGCTGGTTCGCTGTCTTTCAACCGAATTTCCCGGTCAGATCGAATTTGAGCTGAGCGAGGATTTGGTTCCGGCCAGGGACTGGGCGAATCACATCAGAGGCATGGGCGTCTGTTTGCTGCGCAAAGAATTCAATCTGCGCGGAGCTGACATCTTGATTGCCAGCGAAGTGCCCGTCGGCGCGGGCCTGAGTTCTTCGGCGGCTTTGGAAACCGCTGTTGGATTTGCGTGGTTGAAAATTTCCGATCAGCCAGTTGATTTGGTCAATCTGGCGCTGACCGCTCAACAGGCCGAGCACGAGTTTGTGGGAACGCAATGCGGCATCATGGATCAATTCATCGCCTGTTTGGGGAAAGAGGGGGATGCGCTGAAAATTGATTGCCGCAGTTTGGAATCCGTAGCCGTTCCAATAGACCTGAGCAATGCTTGCATGGTGGTTGTCAATTCGATGGTCAAACACGATCTGGCCACAGGCGAATACAACCAGCGCCGAGCCCAATGCGAAGAAGCCGTGCGCCGTTTAGCGGGCCACTTGCCGGGAATTCAATCCCTCCGCGATGTGGAGTTGGAAGAATTCGATCAATGGGCAGACGCTTTGCCGGAAGTCATTCGCCGCCGCGCGAACCACGTCATCACGGAAAATGCGCGCACGTTGGCGGCGATCGAAGCGCTGAAACTTGGCAACCTGACGCAATTTGGAAAGCTGATGGACGCTTCGCACGAAAGTTTGCGCGAAGATTACCAGGTCAGTTGCCGTGAACTGGATTTGCTGGTGGAAATCGCCGGGCGCTGCGAAGGAGTTTATGGAGCCAGAATGACCGGCGGCGGCTTTGGCGGTTGCACGGTGAATCTGGCCAAAACCGAAAACGTGGAAAATTTCATCGCCGAAGTCACGCAAGCCTACGACTGGGTGATGAAGGTAAAACCGGAAATTTACGTTTGCCAGGCTTCCGGCGGCGTCCGGGAAGAGAGTCAATAA
- a CDS encoding PEP-CTERM sorting domain-containing protein: MSSLPTAVTRLRRVVVCLLMWAVAAQTALADTITYRQLQQDQSRQLGTVASTPKVVRTVEPQTQAQDQSQKGQQQAGVAQESSTHPEFVRLPDGRIVRYGPGIVCEENCVEPIAPAAFRGPGPAFWWIIPPIVAGGILCAVLCRPDRDNNPQPTPTIVIPPPSPQPTATLAPSPTPPPTQIPEPSTLLLFGAGLGALLARKRLAAKKERR; this comes from the coding sequence ATGTCATCCTTACCAACAGCAGTCACACGTTTGCGGAGGGTCGTCGTTTGTTTGCTGATGTGGGCGGTCGCGGCGCAAACAGCGCTGGCCGATACGATCACGTATCGTCAATTGCAGCAAGACCAAAGTCGGCAACTCGGCACAGTCGCTTCGACGCCGAAAGTCGTTCGCACCGTCGAGCCACAAACTCAAGCGCAGGATCAAAGCCAAAAAGGTCAGCAGCAAGCAGGCGTCGCACAGGAAAGTTCAACACATCCGGAATTTGTTCGTTTGCCGGATGGCCGAATCGTTCGTTACGGTCCCGGCATCGTTTGTGAAGAAAACTGTGTTGAACCGATCGCGCCAGCGGCGTTTCGCGGACCTGGACCGGCTTTTTGGTGGATTATTCCGCCAATCGTCGCCGGAGGCATTTTGTGCGCGGTGTTATGCCGTCCGGACAGAGACAACAATCCTCAACCGACGCCGACCATTGTCATTCCACCGCCAAGCCCACAACCGACCGCAACGTTAGCGCCCTCGCCAACGCCGCCGCCGACGCAAATTCCGGAACCCAGCACATTGCTGCTATTCGGAGCCGGATTGGGAGCCTTGCTGGCCAGAAAACGATTGGCGGCAAAGAAAGAGCGACGGTGA
- a CDS encoding tetratricopeptide repeat protein: MKRILVVALLGAISISVLAAGFDWERAVSLYKQGQFREAIAEFEKVLAEYPDHPDSWKYVGLSYYQLKEFASAIEPLEKALALKTKENRLDPDLYRALGQSHLALNQFDKALPYFESLTKSQANVAVNFHLLGVTYSNLNRPEEAAEAFRKASKLDPKDADSFYFLAVQQFRTGKLPETIASLRAGLVAQPQNPEMLGLLAETLLRYAGTEADERKAVALFDEATRVAMTLKNVRDDAAASELLGRAYLATKRYPQAEAMLSKALETSKTPTATLYFNLGFALAQTKSWPRAAQMFANADKLNPGDANTLYYLGYVYENQRQYPQALDAYTKAYEAGGRSNADIKASIDRVTPFAKP; this comes from the coding sequence ATGAAAAGAATTCTAGTTGTAGCGTTGCTGGGAGCGATTTCGATTTCCGTGTTGGCAGCAGGTTTTGATTGGGAACGGGCTGTGTCTTTATACAAACAAGGCCAGTTCCGCGAAGCCATTGCCGAGTTTGAAAAAGTACTGGCCGAATACCCCGATCATCCCGACAGTTGGAAATACGTCGGCTTGTCTTATTACCAATTGAAGGAGTTTGCCTCCGCCATCGAACCGCTGGAAAAAGCCCTGGCGCTGAAAACCAAAGAAAATCGTCTTGACCCGGACTTGTACAGAGCCTTGGGACAATCGCATCTGGCGTTGAACCAGTTTGACAAGGCGCTGCCCTATTTCGAGTCGCTGACAAAATCGCAAGCCAACGTCGCCGTCAATTTTCATTTGCTCGGTGTGACGTATTCCAACCTGAACCGTCCCGAAGAAGCCGCCGAGGCATTTCGCAAGGCATCGAAGCTCGACCCGAAAGACGCCGATTCGTTTTATTTTCTGGCCGTACAGCAATTCCGTACCGGCAAGTTGCCGGAAACCATCGCCAGCTTGCGGGCCGGATTGGTGGCTCAGCCACAGAATCCCGAAATGTTGGGCTTGCTGGCCGAAACTCTGTTGCGATACGCCGGAACCGAAGCTGACGAACGAAAGGCAGTCGCGCTGTTTGACGAAGCCACGCGCGTGGCGATGACGTTGAAAAACGTTAGAGACGACGCGGCTGCGTCGGAGTTGTTGGGACGAGCCTATCTGGCGACCAAGCGGTACCCGCAAGCCGAAGCGATGTTGTCAAAGGCGCTGGAAACTTCCAAAACGCCCACCGCCACGCTGTATTTCAATTTGGGATTTGCGCTGGCGCAAACCAAATCGTGGCCGCGCGCGGCTCAAATGTTCGCAAACGCCGACAAACTCAATCCCGGCGATGCCAACACGCTGTACTATTTGGGGTATGTGTACGAAAACCAGCGACAGTATCCGCAAGCGCTCGACGCTTACACCAAGGCTTACGAGGCCGGCGGTCGCAGCAATGCTGACATCAAAGCCAGCATTGACCGCGTAACACCATTCGCAAAGCCATAA
- the trxB gene encoding thioredoxin-disulfide reductase, which translates to MDAKILRHNVVIIGSGAAGLTAAIYAARAELRPLVIEGLQPGGQLTITTEVENFPGFADGILGPELMDQMRRQAERFGTEFQVSQVTRVDLSRRPFRIFTDISPVEAHVLIIASGASAKWLGIPGEAPVPMGLGGAGVSACATCDGFFFKGKRVVVIGGGDTAMEEATFLTRFASSVTVIHRRDTLRASKIMQEKAFSNEKIRFIWNTEVTEMMGTRETGVTGVRLRNIITGGESTFDCEGVFVAIGHQPNTELFRGQLELDGLGYIVTKGRTMETSVPGVFACGDVQDSSYRQAITAAGTGCMAAIDAERFLSHHPLKPASAIPDEAKALLS; encoded by the coding sequence ATGGACGCAAAAATTTTACGACACAATGTTGTCATTATCGGATCGGGCGCTGCCGGGTTGACGGCGGCGATCTATGCTGCGCGCGCTGAGCTTCGCCCGTTGGTGATTGAAGGATTGCAACCGGGCGGCCAATTGACCATCACAACCGAGGTCGAAAATTTTCCCGGATTTGCCGACGGCATTTTGGGGCCGGAATTGATGGATCAGATGCGCCGCCAGGCGGAACGCTTTGGAACTGAGTTTCAGGTCAGCCAAGTCACCCGCGTGGATTTATCCCGCCGCCCGTTCCGCATTTTTACGGATATTTCTCCGGTTGAAGCCCACGTCTTGATTATCGCTTCGGGAGCGTCGGCCAAATGGCTGGGCATTCCCGGCGAAGCTCCCGTGCCGATGGGTTTGGGTGGGGCGGGCGTGTCTGCCTGCGCAACGTGCGACGGATTCTTTTTCAAAGGCAAACGGGTTGTCGTCATTGGCGGAGGCGATACTGCGATGGAGGAAGCGACGTTTCTGACGCGCTTTGCCTCCTCGGTAACCGTCATTCATCGGCGGGACACGTTGCGGGCGTCGAAGATCATGCAGGAAAAGGCGTTCAGCAACGAAAAGATTCGATTCATCTGGAACACCGAAGTGACGGAAATGATGGGAACACGAGAAACGGGCGTCACTGGTGTGCGGCTGCGAAATATCATCACTGGCGGGGAAAGCACTTTTGATTGCGAAGGGGTTTTCGTCGCCATCGGACATCAACCCAACACGGAACTTTTTCGCGGACAATTGGAACTGGATGGCCTGGGTTATATCGTGACGAAAGGCCGCACGATGGAAACCAGTGTGCCGGGCGTATTTGCCTGCGGCGATGTACAGGATTCGTCTTATCGCCAAGCCATCACCGCCGCTGGAACAGGTTGCATGGCAGCGATTGACGCCGAACGCTTCCTGAGCCATCACCCGCTCAAACCCGCTTCTGCAATTCCCGACGAAGCCAAGGCATTGCTTTCATAA
- the lpxI gene encoding UDP-2,3-diacylglucosamine diphosphatase LpxI (LpxI, functionally equivalent to LpxH, replaces it in LPS biosynthesis in a minority of bacteria.) gives MNSSQKVGPKYGLIAGNGRFPFLVLEGARAQGVEMAIAAIKEETDQRIERLARVVEWISVGHLNKLIKFFQREGVTHAIMAGQVKHVQIFKLNALPDLRMAKMLARLKRRNTDALIGAVCDELESEGIKLIDSTTFLQPLLARAGTLTKREPNKHELADIEYGLHVATELARLDLGQTIVVKNQAVVALEAMEGTDATIRRASELVRGRPLTVIKVAKPNQDMRFDVPVIGLNTMVTLKDCNVTAMSVTADKTLIFDRVETLTLANQNKIAIVGK, from the coding sequence ATGAATTCGAGCCAAAAAGTCGGCCCCAAATATGGTTTGATTGCAGGCAACGGGCGATTCCCGTTTCTGGTGTTGGAAGGCGCGCGCGCCCAAGGCGTCGAAATGGCCATCGCCGCCATCAAGGAGGAAACCGACCAGAGAATTGAACGCTTGGCGCGCGTCGTCGAATGGATCAGCGTCGGCCATCTGAACAAGCTGATCAAGTTCTTTCAGCGCGAAGGCGTGACGCACGCGATTATGGCCGGACAGGTCAAACACGTGCAGATTTTCAAGCTCAATGCCCTGCCCGATCTGCGGATGGCGAAGATGTTGGCGCGGCTGAAACGCCGAAACACCGATGCACTGATCGGAGCCGTTTGCGATGAATTGGAATCCGAAGGCATCAAACTGATTGATTCAACAACGTTTTTGCAGCCACTGCTCGCTCGCGCAGGCACGTTGACCAAACGCGAGCCAAACAAGCACGAGTTGGCCGACATCGAATACGGCTTGCACGTGGCAACCGAATTGGCGCGGCTGGATTTAGGCCAAACCATCGTCGTCAAAAATCAGGCCGTCGTCGCTCTGGAAGCAATGGAAGGAACCGACGCCACGATTCGCCGCGCTTCTGAACTGGTGCGAGGTCGTCCGCTGACCGTCATCAAAGTCGCCAAACCGAATCAGGATATGCGGTTCGATGTGCCGGTGATTGGATTGAACACGATGGTCACGCTGAAAGATTGCAACGTGACGGCAATGTCTGTGACTGCGGATAAAACCCTGATCTTCGACCGCGTAGAAACTCTGACCTTAGCCAATCAAAACAAAATCGCCATCGTCGGGAAATAA